The sequence CACTCGTCACCACTTGAATCTCTGCCAATTTTCGAGTATATCATCACTCTGACTAACTGAGAGTAATTCTCAGAAATGATGAGCAGAAATTATTCACCTTAGAGTTAGAGGGCTCAGACCAGCTGAAAGGAAGGACGTTTCGATGCAACGTATGATGTCGTCTGAGATGGTTATCGCCTTGTCTGATAGGTATTCACTGCGTCTTGCGGTTTCCACCAGAAACTGAGTGTCCAGAATGAACTGTtgttttttatgaaataatatttttttttactcacaTGTATAACTATAAGCAACTAATTACAAGAAACCAAGAAAAGATATACACATACCTGCATGAACTTTGTGCGATTAGCAACAAAATTCTCTGTTATTGCCCATATTTCAGATTTAGTGGAGATCCACTCAAACGTTGCATCCATCATCTCCAAGAACAGACTCATCAACCATCTCGTGTCGATGCAGTCGTCATCAGCAAGCTTCTCTAGTTTCTTTAGCTCCAAATACAACTCCTGTTCGTGTGGAATTTCATCAGATCATGTATCTGAGAAGAATAAGGCTAATCAAAGATAAATAAACATACCAGGTAGGGAACAGATGGAGTCAGATCAAAATATCTACAACTATTCTGCCTGCTAAGCCGAATCTCCGGACTGGATTCATGGCCAGCATTTGGTGAGAAGATATTGGATATGAAGTGATCGAGAAAGCAGGATCTGAGTCGActgtaaatgtcttgaacgagCGTTGCATAACTATCCATCTCAAAATCCAAGTGGTGGATGCCATCAAAGAGGTTTCTGATAATGCTCGAGGAGAATTGCACCAATGTTGATAGATTGGCTAGAATGAAAACTCCCTGAGTTGGAGTTTCTGGCAACTTGATCTTGAACCCTTCTTTCTCCATAGCATCTGTGTCAGCAGTGATGGCACTTTCCAGTATGACAACATAAGCTGTGAAGAAGTCTATGATTCCTTTCAGAACCGAGCCCTCCATTTGAAACGTGATCAAGGGTGAAATCTCCTCTGCAACAGACTGGAACAATGTCACAAACTTCCTGCCGCTGTTGGTGAGAAAGAAGCATTCCGGTTGTTGATCAATGATCGCGGTATTCCTTCCTGTCAAGATTCCAGATACGTAGTATCTGTCTAAAACCCAAGTCTCAGTTGAGGTAACCATAATCATAACTCTACTCAAATGGTTTATATGGAGCTGCAGGACCCCCTCTATGCAGGGACGAACAAGCTCCATCAGAGAATGCTGCACGTGGATTCTCTGAGTCTCCAACAACGAGCAATACGACATCACAATCTGCAAAGCAGCAACGGCTGTGGACAGCCTACCACTTATGTCAGAGATGGACTCAATGTACTTGATGAAACAAGCAGCAAACACTCCCGTCTCTTCTGCTGCCCACCGAGTTAGTTCAGAAGAGTAAGGGTAAGTTCCTCCATTCAACGCGAGATAACTCCTCACAGCTTGAGAGATCATTGAACACACACATTTAGCCACTTGTTGAATGTACAACACATTTGGAAATCCCTTTGAAGATTGCAGATTACATATGCCAGAAGCAATCCTTGAGTGATAGTACTGAAGCACCAGCTGGTTTGCAAGATGATTTTCTCCGAGTTGGCACAATCCGAGCAGTGCCTTCTGCAGCTCCGCTGCAGACACCCGTGGATGTTTAGCTACCAACATTAGCCGGTCAGTGAGGATAGCCCGTTTTCCAGAAATAATCGACTTATAAGACATCATTTGATCCGGAGAATATTCATCTGGGCGCAGATACAGAACATACTCGCCCTCCATTTCAAGCAGAGCCAGGGCATCATCTAGCCTTTGCTCGGAGATGAGGGAATCCAAGATGTCCGACACATTCTCTGCATGTACATCCAATAAAGATGGAGACGACGTTTCAACAGGTAGAGTTTCTTGAAGCATGGATCCTATAGTCTCCTCAGACACAAGAGTTGAATAGATTTTATCACTAACATCTTTAACAAGCCTCTTTTGCAATGAAGCCTGGTATTTCAATCCCAATAATTCAGTTTGCAAGACTTCTATGTCTTTCATTATCCTGCATTGCAAAGAACTACTCAGTTCTAGTTCACCACTAATTAAGATAATGGTAATTAAAA comes from Salvia miltiorrhiza cultivar Shanhuang (shh) chromosome 3, IMPLAD_Smil_shh, whole genome shotgun sequence and encodes:
- the LOC131014268 gene encoding exocyst complex component EXO84B-like isoform X2, with product MDSTSTPRFRFRDHRQDIADDSSSEGHTTADSSSLPSDGDDEPQLQSMTAKGVRHLCSELLELKQESDEDFQKSIFSNYSAFLVIMKDIEVLQTELLGLKYQASLQKRLVKDVSDKIYSTLVSEETIGSMLQETLPVETSSPSLLDVHAENVSDILDSLISEQRLDDALALLEMEGEYVLYLRPDEYSPDQMMSYKSIISGKRAILTDRLMLVAKHPRVSAAELQKALLGLCQLGENHLANQLVLQYYHSRIASGICNLQSSKGFPNVLYIQQVAKCVCSMISQAVRSYLALNGGTYPYSSELTRWAAEETGVFAACFIKYIESISDISGRLSTAVAALQIVMSYCSLLETQRIHVQHSLMELVRPCIEGVLQLHINHLSRVMIMVTSTETWVLDRYYVSGILTGRNTAIIDQQPECFFLTNSGRKFVTLFQSVAEEISPLITFQMEGSVLKGIIDFFTAYVVILESAITADTDAMEKEGFKIKLPETPTQGVFILANLSTLVQFSSSIIRNLFDGIHHLDFEMDSYATLVQDIYSRLRSCFLDHFISNIFSPNAGHESSPEIRLSRQNSCRYFDLTPSVPYLELYLELKKLEKLADDDCIDTRWLMSLFLEMMDATFEWISTKSEIWAITENFVANRTKFMQFLVETARRSEYLSDKAITISDDIIRCIETSFLSAGLSPLTLRDSSGDEWPANVARAALHKLQRLLENEDAADEEGSSHHRDELESVIEKAIHTTQDTQI
- the LOC131014268 gene encoding exocyst complex component EXO84B-like isoform X1; amino-acid sequence: MDSTSTPRFRFRDHRQDIADDSSSEGHTTADSSSLPSDGDDEPQLQSMTAKGVRHLCSELLELKQESDEDFQKSIFSNYSAFLVIMKDIEVLQTELLGLKYQASLQKRLVKDVSDKIYSTLVSEETIGSMLQETLPVETSSPSLLDVHAENVSDILDSLISEQRLDDALALLEMEGEYVLYLRPDEYSPDQMMSYKSIISGKRAILTDRLMLVAKHPRVSAAELQKALLGLCQLGENHLANQLVLQYYHSRIASGICNLQSSKGFPNVLYIQQVAKCVCSMISQAVRSYLALNGGTYPYSSELTRWAAEETGVFAACFIKYIESISDISGRLSTAVAALQIVMSYCSLLETQRIHVQHSLMELVRPCIEGVLQLHINHLSRVMIMVTSTETWVLDRYYVSGILTGRNTAIIDQQPECFFLTNSGRKFVTLFQSVAEEISPLITFQMEGSVLKGIIDFFTAYVVILESAITADTDAMEKEGFKIKLPETPTQGVFILANLSTLVQFSSSIIRNLFDGIHHLDFEMDSYATLVQDIYSRLRSCFLDHFISNIFSPNAGHESSPEIRLSRQNSCRYFDLTPSVPYLELYLELKKLEKLADDDCIDTRWLMSLFLEMMDATFEWISTKSEIWAITENFVANRTKFMQFILDTQFLVETARRSEYLSDKAITISDDIIRCIETSFLSAGLSPLTLRDSSGDEWPANVARAALHKLQRLLENEDAADEEGSSHHRDELESVIEKAIHTTQDTQI
- the LOC131014268 gene encoding exocyst complex component EXO84B-like isoform X3, encoding MNLRIMKDIEVLQTELLGLKYQASLQKRLVKDVSDKIYSTLVSEETIGSMLQETLPVETSSPSLLDVHAENVSDILDSLISEQRLDDALALLEMEGEYVLYLRPDEYSPDQMMSYKSIISGKRAILTDRLMLVAKHPRVSAAELQKALLGLCQLGENHLANQLVLQYYHSRIASGICNLQSSKGFPNVLYIQQVAKCVCSMISQAVRSYLALNGGTYPYSSELTRWAAEETGVFAACFIKYIESISDISGRLSTAVAALQIVMSYCSLLETQRIHVQHSLMELVRPCIEGVLQLHINHLSRVMIMVTSTETWVLDRYYVSGILTGRNTAIIDQQPECFFLTNSGRKFVTLFQSVAEEISPLITFQMEGSVLKGIIDFFTAYVVILESAITADTDAMEKEGFKIKLPETPTQGVFILANLSTLVQFSSSIIRNLFDGIHHLDFEMDSYATLVQDIYSRLRSCFLDHFISNIFSPNAGHESSPEIRLSRQNSCRYFDLTPSVPYLELYLELKKLEKLADDDCIDTRWLMSLFLEMMDATFEWISTKSEIWAITENFVANRTKFMQFILDTQFLVETARRSEYLSDKAITISDDIIRCIETSFLSAGLSPLTLRDSSGDEWPANVARAALHKLQRLLENEDAADEEGSSHHRDELESVIEKAIHTTQDTQI